One genomic region from Flavobacterium lindanitolerans encodes:
- a CDS encoding helix-turn-helix domain-containing protein, with amino-acid sequence MKLYIKYDINQACRIIMQEQLEKFGIQYQLLDLGEIEFKESIPEETYNELREALKKYGIELLDNQKSQLIQKIKDTIIEMVYEKDKLPTSTISSYLSDKLNLSYGYISNIFSEHTYTSIENYIIMQKIERAKKLIIEDGLTLTEVSYKLNYSSVAHLSGQFKKTTGLTPSMFKRIVDKRRSMTKE; translated from the coding sequence ATGAAACTATATATCAAATACGACATCAATCAGGCCTGCAGGATAATCATGCAGGAACAGCTTGAAAAATTTGGCATCCAGTACCAGCTTCTCGATCTGGGCGAAATAGAATTCAAAGAATCTATCCCCGAAGAAACGTATAACGAATTAAGAGAAGCCTTAAAAAAATACGGCATTGAGTTGCTGGACAACCAAAAAAGCCAGCTCATTCAAAAGATAAAAGATACTATTATAGAAATGGTATATGAAAAGGACAAATTGCCAACTTCAACCATTTCTTCTTATCTCTCCGACAAGCTCAACCTGAGCTACGGCTACATTTCCAATATATTTTCGGAACATACCTATACTTCCATTGAGAACTATATTATTATGCAGAAAATAGAGAGGGCAAAAAAACTGATAATTGAAGACGGACTCACCCTAACCGAGGTATCCTATAAACTCAACTACAGCAGTGTAGCACACCTTTCAGGACAATTCAAAAAAACTACCGGTCTGACACCGTCCATGTTTAAAAGGATTGTAGATAAAAGACGAAGCATGACCAAAGAATAA
- a CDS encoding response regulator — translation MKDQSINIMLADDDEDDRNFFNDAIKELKINNNLTVFKNGSELMDYLEQPDTLLPHILFLDLNMPSKSGNECLREIRQNPRFKDMSIAIYSTSSSDKDIEETFVGGANIYIKKPNDFGNLKKVLKEVVNINWQFHTSGLNKDTFFFSI, via the coding sequence ATTAAAGACCAGTCTATAAACATTATGCTTGCAGATGATGATGAAGACGACCGTAACTTTTTTAACGACGCCATAAAGGAACTAAAAATCAATAACAACCTGACGGTCTTTAAGAACGGAAGTGAATTAATGGATTATCTGGAACAACCAGATACGCTATTACCACACATATTATTTCTGGATTTGAATATGCCCAGCAAAAGCGGTAATGAATGCCTTAGGGAAATTCGCCAAAACCCTAGGTTTAAAGACATGTCAATTGCAATTTATTCAACCTCATCTTCAGATAAGGATATAGAAGAGACTTTTGTTGGAGGTGCGAATATTTATATTAAAAAGCCCAATGATTTTGGAAACCTGAAAAAAGTACTTAAAGAAGTTGTCAATATCAACTGGCAATTCCACACGTCCGGATTAAACAAAGACACTTTCTTTTTCAGCATCTAA